The proteins below are encoded in one region of Heliomicrobium gestii:
- the nadA gene encoding quinolinate synthase NadA — protein MSDTVAKLKKERNAVILAHVYQRPEVQDVADFVGDSLQLAQQAAKTDAEVIVFCGVHFMAESAAILSPDKIVLLPEENAGCPMADMVTAEALRKRKAEIPGVQVVAYVNTSAAVKAECDICCTSANALKVVAALPEDRPILFVPDRNLGDWITKQTGRKMHLWEGYCNTHDRLSVDDIERAKAAHPEAEVLVHPECQPEVVAKADFVASTTGLIRYAVESPGTSFIIGTEEGVLHPLRQKAPEKAFHLAARTLICPNMKSTSLEKVVWSLQEMRPRITVDPVIREKALQSLERMLAIV, from the coding sequence ATGTCCGACACCGTCGCGAAATTGAAAAAAGAACGGAATGCCGTCATTCTAGCCCATGTGTACCAGCGTCCGGAAGTGCAGGATGTGGCCGATTTTGTGGGGGATTCTCTCCAGTTGGCCCAACAGGCCGCCAAGACGGACGCCGAAGTGATCGTGTTTTGCGGCGTTCACTTTATGGCCGAAAGCGCCGCCATCCTCTCGCCGGACAAGATCGTCCTGCTGCCGGAGGAGAACGCCGGCTGCCCCATGGCCGACATGGTCACCGCCGAGGCGCTGCGCAAGCGCAAAGCCGAAATCCCTGGCGTCCAGGTGGTCGCTTATGTGAACACGTCGGCCGCCGTCAAGGCGGAATGCGATATCTGCTGCACCTCGGCCAACGCCCTCAAGGTGGTGGCCGCCCTGCCGGAAGACCGGCCGATCCTCTTCGTGCCGGACCGCAACCTCGGTGACTGGATCACAAAGCAGACGGGGCGCAAGATGCACCTCTGGGAGGGCTACTGCAACACCCATGACCGCCTGAGCGTCGACGATATCGAGCGAGCCAAGGCGGCGCACCCGGAGGCCGAGGTGCTCGTCCATCCCGAATGCCAACCCGAGGTGGTGGCGAAGGCCGATTTTGTTGCCTCCACGACCGGGTTGATCCGCTACGCCGTCGAATCGCCGGGAACCTCCTTCATCATCGGCACCGAAGAAGGGGTCCTGCACCCGCTGCGCCAAAAGGCGCCGGAGAAGGCCTTTCACCTGGCGGCGCGGACCCTGATCTGCCCCAACATGAAATCGACCAGCCTGGAGAAGGTGGTCTGGTCCCTGCAAGAAATGCGGCCGCGCATCACCGTCGATCCCGTCATCCGGGAAAAGGCCCTGCAAAGCCTGGAGCGCATGCTGGCCATCGTGTAG
- the panD gene encoding aspartate 1-decarboxylase has translation MNRIMHKSKIHRATVTEANLNYVGSITIDEDLMDAADVLENEKIQVVNNNNGARFETYVIPGPRGSGVICLNGAAARLVQPGDKVILITYGIYDDAEARQHRPTVIFLDDHNRIVADARREKAGETAPSN, from the coding sequence ATGAACCGGATCATGCATAAATCGAAGATCCACCGGGCCACCGTCACAGAGGCCAATCTGAACTATGTGGGCTCCATCACCATCGACGAGGACCTGATGGACGCCGCCGACGTCCTGGAGAATGAAAAGATCCAGGTCGTGAATAATAACAACGGCGCCCGTTTCGAAACGTACGTGATCCCCGGCCCGCGCGGCTCCGGCGTGATCTGCCTCAACGGCGCCGCCGCCCGCCTCGTCCAGCCCGGCGATAAGGTGATCCTGATCACCTACGGCATCTACGATGACGCCGAAGCGCGCCAACACCGCCCTACGGTCATCTTCCTGGATGATCACAACCGCATCGTCGCTGATGCCCGCCGGGAAAAAGCGGGTGAGACAGCGCCGTCGAACTAG
- the panC gene encoding pantoate--beta-alanine ligase yields the protein MRLIESVREMTAWSREQVREGRTIAFVPTMGFLHEGHLTLMRRAREACDRVVVSIFVNPLQFGAGEDYEEYPRDLTRDSRLAESVGVDVLFAPTAGEMYPKGYHTAVEVDRLTEGLCGASRPGHFRGVTTVVCKLFNIVRPDVAYFGQKDAQQLAILRCMTEDLNLPVSIVGVPIVREADGLALSSRNVYLSPAERQAALVLSRSLAGARELIDQGERDAGRLRQVITEAITAEPLAAIDYVAIVDNRFIQPVDTLEGQCLIALAVRIGKTRLIDNMVVEV from the coding sequence ATGCGTTTGATCGAAAGCGTTCGCGAGATGACCGCCTGGTCGAGAGAGCAGGTCCGGGAAGGCCGCACCATCGCCTTTGTGCCGACGATGGGCTTTCTGCATGAAGGGCACCTCACCCTGATGCGCCGGGCCCGCGAGGCCTGTGATCGCGTCGTCGTCAGCATCTTCGTCAACCCCCTCCAATTCGGCGCTGGGGAAGACTATGAGGAGTACCCGCGCGACCTGACCCGAGACAGCCGCCTGGCCGAATCGGTCGGCGTCGACGTGCTCTTCGCCCCCACCGCTGGGGAGATGTACCCGAAGGGCTATCACACCGCTGTGGAGGTGGATCGCCTGACAGAAGGCCTCTGCGGCGCCTCCCGGCCGGGCCATTTCCGGGGTGTCACCACCGTCGTCTGCAAACTCTTCAACATCGTTCGCCCTGACGTGGCCTACTTTGGCCAAAAGGATGCCCAGCAGTTGGCCATCCTCCGCTGCATGACGGAAGATCTGAACCTTCCCGTCTCCATCGTCGGCGTCCCCATCGTCCGGGAGGCCGACGGCCTGGCCCTGTCCTCCCGCAACGTCTACCTGTCGCCGGCGGAGCGGCAAGCGGCCCTGGTCCTTTCCCGGTCTCTCGCCGGCGCCCGCGAGCTCATCGACCAGGGCGAGCGCGACGCCGGCCGGCTCCGACAGGTCATCACCGAAGCGATCACCGCAGAGCCGCTGGCGGCCATCGACTATGTGGCCATCGTCGACAACCGCTTCATCCAGCCCGTCGACACCCTGGAGGGGCAGTGCCTGATCGCCCTGGCTGTGCGCATCGGCAAAACCCGGCTCATTGACAACATGGTCGTGGAGGTATAA